A segment of the Terriglobia bacterium genome:
TCGTAGGCCGGACTCCCCGAAGCTACGGCGTGCGTCAGCCGATTCACGGCATCATAACAGTAGGTGAAGGTGTGGCTGTAACCCGCATTCACATTGTCCGTGTAGGTTTCGCCCGTAATGCTGCCGTTGTCGCCCGCACCTTGCGGCAGCGAGCACGGCGGATTCGGGCTTGGCGCGTAGCTGTACGTCAGAGAATAATCGGCTGACAGATTGCTCGAATTGCCCAGTTCCATCAGCGTCGGTTGAAGCCGATTGTTATACTGGCGCGTCTCCTGGGACTGTGCGCAGCCTTGACCCCCGCACATCGTGTCGATGGCGCCCCAGGGGGGCCAACCCTAGGGCGTGAGGCATTCCGTTGCCGTCTTGAAATACGTAATCCGTGAGGCAAAAGAATGCAGCGGCAAGGCCGCCGAAGGCCAGCCGACGGAGTTCCAACTTTGTCGCTTTGGGGAAAACCCGAAGAATCCGGCCGGACAAGAAAGAAAGAGCAGGAACGTTAGCAATCCACGAGCGAGCAGGCACACGTCACCTCCGGCGCGCAGCTTCTAGTGCGGTCTTTCTTGAGTGCGCAATACGATCAAAGAAATGTTGGGAAACTTAATAGCACCTGAGAAGATTACATGTCAAGCACAAATTTTCGAAAACGCAACTAACGCTTTAAGCGCCCGCAGAAAGATTCTTCGCCTGACCAGCTATCATCGCAAGGGTGCGCTGGGCGGGAAATCCACCGCACTGCGATGGAGTGCGAAGTCCAGGGCGGCTCCGCGGCTTTTCCGCAATTCATTAAGATCGGCGATAATAGAAACATCTGACAAAGGGACATGAACGAACATCTCAAGGAAAGAGCGGAAGAACTTCCGGCGCGGCCGGGCGTATATCTTTTTAAGGACTCTGCCGGGCGGCCGATTTACGTGGGGAAGGCCAAGTCATTGCGCCACCGTGTGCGGTCTTACTTTCAGGATTCGCGTCCCAGCGACGAAAAGCGCGACCGCCTGCTCGACGTGGCCGCCGAGCTCGAAACCATTCTGGTGGACAATGAGAAAGAAGCCCTTGCGCTCGAAAATAATCTGATCAAGCAGTTCAAGCCACGTTACAACGTGCTGCTGCGCGACGACAAGACCTATCCCTACATCAAGCTCACTTTGCACGAGCGCTTTCCGCGCGTGTATGTCACCCGCCGATTAAGGAAAGACGGGTCTCGCTATTACGGGCCATATTTTCCCGGCGGGCTTGCCTACCGGATTGTGGACCTGATCCACCGCCGGTTCTTTGTGCCATCGTGCAAAGTGGACCTGACACGTTACCATCCACGCCCCTGCCTTCAGTACTACATCAAGCGCTGCCTGGGACCGTGCGTCGAAGGCTTGACCACTCCGGAACGGTATGCCGAAGCGGTGCGCGACGTGCGTATGTTTCTGGAAGGCCGCGAAAGCGAGCTGATGAGGGACCTGCACAATCGCATGGAGCGCGCTTCAGAAGATCAGCGCTATGAAGAGGCCGGACGCTATCGCGATCAGTTGCTCACTGTCGAAGAGCTGCGCGAGCGGCAGAAAATGGCCGCATCGTCCGGCGAAGATTTCGACATCTTCGGGTTCCATCGAGAAGCTGCGCAAATGGCCGTGGACCTCTTCCACTTCCGCAACGGCCGCACGGTGGACCGCCGGGAATTTTTCTGGGAAGACCTCGCTGAGCCTGACCTCGGCGATGTCTTCGCAGCGCTGGTGAAACAGGTCTACCTCGATCAGCAGTACGTGCCGGGAGAAATCTACGTGCCGGTCGGATTTGAAGACCAGGGATTGCTTGCGGAAATCCTGTCGGAGAAACGCGGGCGCTCCGTGCACATCTACACTCCAGAGGCCGGCAGGCGGCGCGGGTTGCTGGAGCTGGTCGCCCGAAACGCGCGCCACTCTTTCGAACGCAGGTTCCGGGTCCTCAAACCGAGGACGGAGGAGATGCTCGGCGAACTGGCCGACGTCCTCGATCTCGATAAGCCCCCCCGGCGGATCGAGGCGTTCGACGTTTCGCACATCCAGGGCACTGACATTGTGGCCTCGATGGTCGTATGCGAAGATGGCCACATGACAAAGTCCGATTACAGGAAGTTCATCATTAAAACGGTCCCGCAGAATGACGATTTTGCCAGCATGCGCGAAGTCGTGGGTCGGCGTTACCGCCGCTTGCAGCAGGAAAACAAAAAGCTCCCCGATCTGGTCTTGATCGACGGTGGCGTGGGGCAGCTCCATGCCGCAGCAGACGCACTGGCCGGACTCGAGATCATCAACCAGCCGCTGGCCAGCATCGCAAAAAGGGAGGAGATCCTGTACGTCTACGGGCGTGAAGATGAGCCAGTGGTCCTTGACCATCACTCGCCCGCTCTTCACCTGATCCAGCGCATCAGGGACGAGGCGCACCGGTTTGCCGTTACGTTCCATCGAAAGCGCCGCACGCGCCGGGATCTCACCTCAGAACTACTTGAAATCCCCGGCGTGGGTGAGCGCACGGCCAGAAGGCTGCTAGAGCACTTTGGCAGCCTGGCCAAGCTCGAATCCGTTAGTCAAGAGGAACTGTGCCAGATTGTGACACAAAAGCAGACTATGAGGATAATGGAGTATCTGGCGGCGCGAACCCGCAATTAATAAATAGACAGTCCAGTCGTAATATTAATAATTGCTTTAGATATAATGAACTTTGTAGTTGAAAATCCAACCGGACTTTGATATCTTTCTCTTGTCAAAGGAGGTTTACCATGAAGACGAAAAGCATGCTTTACGGCTTGGGTATCCTGTCCGCCGGCGTGGGCATTGGTGCTGCGATGGGTCTCCTTTACGCTCCTCAGAGCGGACGTCAAACGAGGAAGCTGATTTCCAGGGCCGCGGAAGACGGTGCTGATTTTGTTGCGGAACGGAGTCGTGACATTTGCCGGCAGGCCGAGGAAGCATTTGAGCGAGGTAAGGATCTGGCGACCAGGCTGGTTGCCTGAGAGAATTCAGGAGGATATTCTATGAGCGAAAGCAACGGAGGGTCGAAATTGGCTTTCTTTCTGGCTGGAGCAGGGATTGGGGCGATACTGGCCTTGCTTTTTGCTCCCAAAACGGGCCAGGAGACGCGCGACTACATCGCGCAGCGGGCCAGTGAAAGCAGGGACCGTGTCGCGGAAAAGAGCAAGGAATACCGCCAGAGGGCCGAAGGTTACGTCGACCGGGCCCGGGGCACGGTTGCCAAGCAGAAGGAACAGTTGTCCGCCGCGCTTGAAGCCGGCAAACAAGCTTACCGGGAGGAAAAGGGCAAGGTGGCTCAGTAAACCGCTGTAGGCCACAGGCGGCCGAGAGTAGCGTAATGGTTCATGAGACCCTGTTGACAGTTTTCATTATCATTGCCGCCGCAGCCCTTGTTCTGCAGGGCCTTGCCATGTTCGGACTGTACAAGGTGGTCGAGCGCATGCATGGTGAGGTATCATCCTTGCGGGCGGAGGTCTCAAGCCACATCGATCCGCTGGCCGACTCTCTCGTCGAAATCGTGGCGAATTCCCGCGATCCTCTACGATCCATCACTGCCGACCTGGCGGAGGTCGCCCGCGTCCTGCGCGAACGCACCGGGAGCGTGGACGAAGTCATCGATGACCTGCTGGACCGCTTCCGGCTGCAGGTCATCCGCGTTGACCAAACCATCACTGACGTGCTGGAAAAAGTGGACAGGACCACCACCGCCGTCCAGCGCAACATCATCGCTCCCGTCTCGGAAGCGTCCGCCGTTCTGAAGGGCGTCCAGGCGGGGCTCGATTTCTTCTTGTCACGCCGCCGCCAGGCCTACACCAGCGACGTCCCGCAAGATGAGCAGATGTTCATCTAGTGGATTGGTTTGTCACTCCGGGCCCGCTCGCCCTCCGCCTGCGAACGGCGCTGGTCCCGCAGAGCGGGAGAAGGGGCTGAAGGTAGACTGCGCGAAGAATCTGGGCATTTATATTCAGACAAATACTGGGATGCTTCGCGACGCTCAGCATGACACCGGACCTGGAGACCGCGGCCGCCGGGGCTCCCAGGAGCTGGTGGCGTGGAGCGGTCCGAAAAGTCTTCAAAAAGCGCAGGGGTGGCACGCGCGCCCCGCCCCTGACGGATCACGGCCAGGCCCACCCCGAGCGAAGCGAACGGGATGGCCGTGCCACACGTAATCCCGCTTGCTCAAACGTTCATCCCATTCCACACGCAAGGCAACTCCGGCAAGAGAGAAATCCTTGTCCCGCCATCAGCGGCCCTCAGGAGCGGCTGGCCCAGGAAAAAGCAGAGCTGAACCATCCCTCCCGTCGCGCCCGGCGCGCCCGACGCGAGCGCCGAAACGCGCGATTTCTCTGCCTAAAAGAGTACGTTTGCTGCCTGCCGTGGCCACCTTTGCCCGCGCCGTTCATCCCGGAAAAACCAAGACAAGGCTGATTCCCGCGCTCGGTCCGCAGGGAGCGGCGGAATTGCACCAGGCGCTGGTCTCTGACGCTCTCCGCAAGGTGGCGGGGCTTGCGGGCAAGGCAGGGTGTTACGTCTTTACGGCAGGCGGCGCCCTGCCAGAGCGGATGGTTCCGCGCGCTTTCGAGCGCCGGCGGCAGCGGGGCCGCGACCTGGCCGAGCGGCTCAGCAGGGCCTTTACGCAGCTTCTTCGCGCCCATTCACGAGCGGTGATTATCGGCACCGACTCGCCAACGCTCGCTCCTGCCGTGCTGCGGCTCGCGCTCGAAGAGCTGCGCACAGTCGATGCGGTGCTGGGGCCGTGCCCGGACGGCGGCTACTATCTCATCGGATTGCGGCGCGCCGTACCCGGCCTTTTCACCGGCCTGCGCCTCGGAACGGAGTTTGCTTTTGGCGACACGCTCGCAAGCCTGCTGGCGCATGGACTTTCCTGCTCAGTGCTCGAACCTTGCCCCGATATCGACCGCCCGGAGGACCTGGCCGCGCTGAAAATATGGCTGGCCTCGAATCCCGCCGCCCGCCGCCTCGCCCCACACACCTGGCGCTTCCTAGCAAAGATGGGTTGATGTGGCACGGGCGTCTCGCCTTGGGTGCCGCACCTTGATTTTCCCAGAAATTCAAAACCGCGTTGACGCTCCGAATTGGGGTGTATAATGCGAAGAAAACATGGCATTACAGGTGGGGACACGGCTCGGGGTTTACCAGGTTGTCTCGCCACTTGGTGCAGGCGGCATGGGGGAGGTGTATCGCGCCCGGGACACAAGACTCCAGCGCGACGTCGCCCTCAAAATCCTGCCCGAAACCACGGCCCGTGATCCCCAGCGCATGGCGCGGTTTGAGCGCGAAGCGCAGGTCCTTGCCTCCTTGAATCACCCCAACATCGCAGCCATTCATGGCCTTGAAGAATCGAACGGCGTCCGCGCGCTGGTGATGGAACTGGTGGAAGGCGAGACGCTGGCGGAACGACTTAGGATTACGACTCGCGTAGGGGAGGGCTCTACACTACCGCGGGAGCGCGGGGCGCTCCCGTACGAAGACGCCCTGCCCATGGCCCGGCAGATTGTCGAAGCGCTGGAATACGCGCATGAGCACGGTGTGATCCATCGCGATCTGAAGCCGGCGAACGTGAAGATCACGCCGGAAGGCACGGTGAAGGTGCTGGATTTTGGTCTGGCCAAGGTTCTGGAGGCACAGGACTCCACGGCCACGACGGATATGGCCAACTCGCCCACGCTGAGTGCTATGGCGACCCAAGGAGGAATGATTCTGGGGACGGCGGCCTACATGAGCCCGGAACAGGCGAAGGGGCAGCGTGTAGACCGCCGCTGTGACATCTGGGCGTTTGGCTGCGTGCTGTTCGAAATGCTGTCGGGCCGGAAGCCTTTCGACGGAGAAACGATTTCCGACGTGCTGGCGGCGGTGATCCGGGCCGAGCCGGAATGGACGGCGCTGCCGGCAGGAACTCCACCACACATTCAGAGACTCGTCCGCCGTTGTCTGAATAAAGACCCGAAGCAGCGCCTGCGCGATATCGGCGAAGCGCGGATTGCGATCGAGGAAACGCTGAGGGGTTTCCCCTTACTCACAAGCCCTCTCCCACCGGGTGGGGGTGGTCCCGGAGAACGGGACCGGGTGGGGGTCTCTACGTTCCGCCGCGTCTTGCCGTGGGTCGTCGCCAGCGTTGCGGTCGCCGCGCTGGGGGTCGTCATGTATATATGGAAATTCGCCGCTCCCGTGCAGCAATCCCCCATGCACTTCAGCATGGTCACCAACTTTGCTGGGGTGCAGGCCGCGCCAGCGATTTCTCCCGATGGCCGCTCGGTGGCGTTCGTTTCCAACCGTGAGGGTCATTTCAATATTTACGTGGGCCTGGTGCGTGGCG
Coding sequences within it:
- the uvrC gene encoding excinuclease ABC subunit UvrC produces the protein MNEHLKERAEELPARPGVYLFKDSAGRPIYVGKAKSLRHRVRSYFQDSRPSDEKRDRLLDVAAELETILVDNEKEALALENNLIKQFKPRYNVLLRDDKTYPYIKLTLHERFPRVYVTRRLRKDGSRYYGPYFPGGLAYRIVDLIHRRFFVPSCKVDLTRYHPRPCLQYYIKRCLGPCVEGLTTPERYAEAVRDVRMFLEGRESELMRDLHNRMERASEDQRYEEAGRYRDQLLTVEELRERQKMAASSGEDFDIFGFHREAAQMAVDLFHFRNGRTVDRREFFWEDLAEPDLGDVFAALVKQVYLDQQYVPGEIYVPVGFEDQGLLAEILSEKRGRSVHIYTPEAGRRRGLLELVARNARHSFERRFRVLKPRTEEMLGELADVLDLDKPPRRIEAFDVSHIQGTDIVASMVVCEDGHMTKSDYRKFIIKTVPQNDDFASMREVVGRRYRRLQQENKKLPDLVLIDGGVGQLHAAADALAGLEIINQPLASIAKREEILYVYGREDEPVVLDHHSPALHLIQRIRDEAHRFAVTFHRKRRTRRDLTSELLEIPGVGERTARRLLEHFGSLAKLESVSQEELCQIVTQKQTMRIMEYLAARTRN
- a CDS encoding YtxH domain-containing protein; its protein translation is MKTKSMLYGLGILSAGVGIGAAMGLLYAPQSGRQTRKLISRAAEDGADFVAERSRDICRQAEEAFERGKDLATRLVA
- a CDS encoding YtxH domain-containing protein — its product is MSESNGGSKLAFFLAGAGIGAILALLFAPKTGQETRDYIAQRASESRDRVAEKSKEYRQRAEGYVDRARGTVAKQKEQLSAALEAGKQAYREEKGKVAQ
- a CDS encoding TIGR04282 family arsenosugar biosynthesis glycosyltransferase gives rise to the protein MLPAVATFARAVHPGKTKTRLIPALGPQGAAELHQALVSDALRKVAGLAGKAGCYVFTAGGALPERMVPRAFERRRQRGRDLAERLSRAFTQLLRAHSRAVIIGTDSPTLAPAVLRLALEELRTVDAVLGPCPDGGYYLIGLRRAVPGLFTGLRLGTEFAFGDTLASLLAHGLSCSVLEPCPDIDRPEDLAALKIWLASNPAARRLAPHTWRFLAKMG